The Marinobacter subterrani genome has a segment encoding these proteins:
- the pdxA gene encoding 4-hydroxythreonine-4-phosphate dehydrogenase PdxA translates to MDGPLALALTAGEPAGIGPELCLQLAQEPRTVGLVVVASQALLEARARQLGLAVILHPWHPGDLPRVEAGHLSVLHVEGCASHEAGTLDPASSAYVLRTLEIAGRGCLQGDFDGMVTAPVHKGVINEAGIPFSGHTEFLQELCAVERVVMMLATEQLRVALVTTHLPLKDVSAAITPERLVQVARILDADLKKFFGIEQPRLLVAGLNPHAGEGGHLGREEIDIIEPTLNKLRAEGLVLTGPLPADTLFTPHWLDQADAVLAMYHDQGLPVLKFQGFGRAVNITLGLPIVRTSVDHGTALDLAGTGRADSGSLHAAIGVAGHMARCLKSANQETLS, encoded by the coding sequence ATGGACGGCCCCCTGGCTCTTGCACTGACCGCGGGCGAACCGGCGGGTATCGGCCCGGAGCTGTGTCTGCAACTTGCCCAAGAGCCCAGAACCGTCGGACTTGTGGTGGTGGCAAGCCAGGCACTGCTGGAAGCCCGGGCCCGGCAACTGGGGTTGGCGGTCATCCTGCATCCCTGGCACCCGGGCGACCTGCCCCGGGTGGAGGCTGGCCATTTGTCCGTACTGCATGTGGAAGGCTGTGCCAGCCATGAGGCGGGGACGCTCGACCCTGCCAGCAGTGCCTACGTGCTCAGAACCCTGGAGATCGCCGGTCGAGGCTGCCTGCAGGGTGATTTTGACGGCATGGTCACGGCGCCGGTGCACAAAGGGGTAATCAACGAGGCCGGTATCCCATTCAGTGGCCATACCGAATTCCTGCAGGAGCTGTGCGCGGTTGAACGGGTCGTGATGATGCTGGCCACCGAGCAGTTGCGTGTGGCGCTGGTAACCACCCACTTACCGCTCAAGGACGTTTCTGCCGCGATTACGCCAGAGCGCCTGGTCCAGGTGGCCCGGATTCTTGATGCCGACCTGAAAAAATTCTTCGGCATCGAGCAGCCGCGGCTTCTGGTGGCAGGGCTGAACCCGCACGCCGGCGAAGGCGGTCACCTTGGCCGTGAGGAAATTGACATCATCGAGCCAACCCTGAATAAACTGCGGGCCGAAGGCCTGGTGCTGACCGGGCCGCTGCCGGCGGATACCCTGTTCACGCCGCACTGGCTCGATCAGGCCGACGCCGTTCTGGCGATGTATCATGACCAGGGATTGCCGGTACTGAAGTTCCAGGGTTTCGGGCGCGCTGTGAACATTACCCTTGGCCTGCCGATTGTCCGGACGTCTGTCGACCATGGCACGGCCCTGGATCTGGCCGGCACCGGTCGGGCCGATTCCGGCAGTCTGCACGCGGCGATCGGAGTGGCTGGGCACATGGCCCGCTGTCTTAAATCCGCCAATCAAGAGACGCTTTCGTGA
- a CDS encoding peptidylprolyl isomerase, protein MKATLRHGLKMLLVFLAIVAPLTVQAERKLLDQVVAIVQDDVILQSELEARVDTITSRLEAQGTGLPPRQVLQERVLEQLITESIQMQLADRAGMRISDNELNETMANIAERNGMTLAQFEAQLASEGVTYNQAREQIRKEMLTSRVQQRQVGNRVRVTDREVENYLEAQQARGSNVAEYRLAYIYISVDDPTNEAEVAAAREKAQSLRREIVEGRDFREVAVAESDASNALEGGDMGWRAEGQLPSLVAPVVPELAVGEPSPVLENNSGFHMVMVMDKRGGEQQQVIQQHRVRHILVRPSDAMTDSEAEARIRDIYQQLQNGASFSALAKKYSDDPVSGSDGGNLGWVSPGQMVPAFEQAMIEADVGEFKGPFRSQFGWHILQVQERRKKDISDQVRESEARQAIYRRKFDTELQNWLREIRDEAFVEFKGKYAKDEPAEQQPAS, encoded by the coding sequence ATGAAGGCGACTCTTCGCCATGGTTTAAAGATGTTACTGGTTTTTCTTGCGATTGTGGCACCGCTGACGGTGCAGGCAGAGCGGAAGCTGCTGGACCAGGTAGTTGCCATCGTGCAGGACGACGTCATTCTGCAGAGTGAGCTGGAAGCCAGAGTGGACACCATTACCAGTCGCCTCGAAGCCCAGGGTACCGGGTTGCCACCAAGGCAGGTGCTTCAGGAGCGGGTGCTGGAGCAACTGATTACCGAGTCCATCCAGATGCAGCTGGCGGATCGTGCCGGCATGCGCATCAGCGATAACGAGCTGAACGAGACCATGGCGAATATTGCCGAACGCAATGGTATGACCCTGGCCCAGTTTGAAGCGCAACTGGCGTCTGAAGGGGTGACCTACAACCAGGCACGTGAGCAGATCCGCAAGGAAATGCTGACCAGCCGGGTGCAGCAGCGGCAGGTGGGTAACCGGGTCCGGGTGACGGACCGGGAGGTTGAGAACTACCTGGAGGCCCAGCAGGCGCGCGGGAGCAACGTTGCCGAATACCGGCTGGCGTATATCTATATCAGTGTTGACGACCCCACCAATGAGGCGGAAGTGGCCGCCGCCCGGGAAAAGGCTCAGAGCCTGCGCCGGGAAATCGTCGAAGGCCGCGATTTCCGCGAGGTGGCAGTCGCGGAGTCTGATGCCAGCAATGCCCTTGAGGGTGGCGACATGGGCTGGCGCGCCGAGGGTCAGTTGCCGTCGCTGGTTGCCCCGGTGGTGCCGGAGCTGGCGGTGGGAGAGCCTTCCCCCGTGCTTGAGAACAACAGCGGCTTCCATATGGTGATGGTGATGGATAAACGCGGCGGAGAACAGCAGCAGGTGATTCAACAGCACCGCGTGCGCCACATCCTGGTTCGACCGTCTGACGCGATGACCGACAGCGAGGCGGAAGCCAGGATACGGGATATCTACCAGCAGCTTCAGAATGGTGCCAGTTTCAGTGCCCTGGCCAAGAAGTATTCCGACGACCCGGTGTCTGGCTCCGACGGCGGTAACCTGGGGTGGGTCAGCCCGGGCCAGATGGTGCCGGCGTTTGAACAGGCGATGATCGAGGCCGATGTTGGTGAATTCAAGGGGCCCTTCCGCTCGCAGTTTGGCTGGCACATCCTGCAGGTTCAGGAGCGCCGCAAGAAGGACATCAGTGATCAGGTCCGGGAATCCGAGGCGCGCCAGGCCATCTACCGCCGCAAGTTCGATACCGAACTGCAGAACTGGCTCCGGGAAATCCGCGACGAGGCCTTTGTTGAGTTCAAGGGTAAGTACGCCAAGGACGAGCCCGCAGAACAACAGCCAGCGTCGTGA